The region GGGCGCTATGTTGATGGACAAGGACTATCCGGAGAAGGTACTTGCAAAAAGTCCCGCTCCCATTCTGGAGCCTGAGGCCCCATATGAAGTGAACGGATTTAAGGGCAATGTCGTCTTCACCTGCGGCGCAATCGTGCGTGGAGATACTGTGACGGTCTACTACGGCGCAGCCGACGAGACCATGTGCGCGGTTGATTTGAGCATACAGGAGATTTTAGCGAGCCTGACTCCTGCATGTTGAGCGGACCTTACCAGGCGGTCTGATATCCAAGTCCGCCTGGAGTTATTGTGACGTGACTGCCGGTGAACCTCTGGGCTGCAAAGTGGCCTATGAGGGCACCGGCAATAATGTCTCTCCACCTGTGATCCCTCTCCTCCACACGCGACCACCCGACCGCAGCGGCAGTGCCGTATGCGAACCACTTGATATCAGGCTGGTAATTTACAAGTGTGGTTGCCATGGCAAACGACCCGGCAGTGTGCGCGCTGGGAAAGCTGTCATCTCCATCATCTTTAAGTCGTTTCTCGTGAACCGTGAGCT is a window of Armatimonadota bacterium DNA encoding:
- a CDS encoding phosphatase PAP2 family protein; this translates as MKPIISLKAVCALVIILCALPAYAGSSAASVVSDLTGPFILAGELSLYHSSGRQEAINGLKALFATGAITETLKLTVHEKRLKDDGDDSFPSAHTAGSFAMATTLVNYQPDIKWFAYGTAAAVGWSRVEERDHRWRDIIAGALIGHFAAQRFTGSHVTITPGGLGYQTAW